From Caretta caretta isolate rCarCar2 chromosome 9, rCarCar1.hap1, whole genome shotgun sequence, one genomic window encodes:
- the LOC125642714 gene encoding G-protein coupled receptor 12-like, translated as MLHNPAAAAAAMEEQLRQQQLLVLLNASSRPFPSSSSSSSSSIWPSNSSASEPVTAAAAAGGGGGGGGGGGGAVSPWDIALCATGTAVACENALVLAVLFYTPSLRAPMFLLIGSLALADLLAGLGLVVNFTVQYLLQPPNAAVALSAAGLLLTAFSASVCSLLAITIDRYLSLYNALTYHTERTLTFTCAMLLLMWLLCLGVGLLPLLGWNCLRDQATCSVLRPVTKDNAAVLAVTFLLLFALMLQLYLQICKIAFRHAQQIAVQHQFIATAQVTSTRKGLSTLSFILGTFALCWIPFAVYSLVADSSYPAVYTYSLALPATCNSLINPVIYAFRNPDIQKSLWLACCGCIPSTFSSRPRTSSDV; from the coding sequence ATGCTCCACAACCCCGCAGCAGCTGCGGCCGCcatggaggagcagctgcggcagcagcagctcctggtccTGCTCAATGCCTCCTCCAggcccttccccagcagcagcagcagcagcagcagcagcatctggccGTCCAACTCCTCTGCCTCGGAGCCGGTcacggcggcggcggcggcgggaggaggaggcggaggcggaggcggaggaggcggagcggtCAGCCCCTGGGACATCGCCCTGTGCGCCACGGGCACGGCGGTGGCCTGCGAGAACGCGCTGGTGCTGGCCGTGCTCTTCTACACGCCCAGCCTGCGGGCCCCCATGTTCCTGCTCATCGGCAGCCTGGCGCTGGCCGACCTGCTGGCCGGCCTGGGGCTGGTGGTCAATTTCACCGTGCAGTACCTGCTGCAGCCGCCCAACGCGGCCGTGGCGCTGAGCGCGGCCGGGCTGCTGCTGACCGCCTTCTCCGCCTCGGTCTGCAGCCTGCTGGCCATCACCATCGACCGCTACCTGTCGCTGTACAACGCGCTCACCTACCACACGGAGCGCACGCTGACCTTCACCTGCGCCATGCTGCTGCTCATGTGGCTGCTCTGCCTGGgcgtggggctgctgcccctgctgggcTGGAACTGCCTGCGGGACCAGGCCACCTGCAGCGTGCTGCGGCCGGTGACCAAGGACAACGCGGCGGTGCTGGCGGTCACGTTCCTGCTCCTCTTCGCCCTGATGCTGCAGCTCTACCTGCAGATCTGCAAGATCGCCTTCCGGCACGCGCAGCAGATCGCCGTGCAGCACCAGTTCATCGCCACGGCGCAGGTCACCTCCACCCGCAAGGGGCTCTCCACCCTCTCCTTCATCCTGGGCACCTTCGCCCTCTGCTGGATCCCGTTCGCCGTCTACTCGCTGGTGGCGGATTCCAGCTACCCCGCCGTCTACACCTACTCCCTGGCCCTGCCCGCCACTTGCAACTCGCTCATCAACCCGGTCATTTATGCCTTCAGAAACCCGGACATCCAGAAGTCCCTGTGGCTGGCCTGCTGCGGGTGCATcccttccaccttctcctccaGGCCCAGGACATCCAGTGATGTATAA